Below is a window of Synergistaceae bacterium DNA.
CCGGCCTTAGTAGGAGTGCCTGAAATTTTACCGCTATTTGCGAGAGTGAGTCCATCCGGTAAATTTCCGCCGGTTTGTGTCCACGTGATAGGTGTAGTGCCTGAGGCTGCAAGAGTAACGGAATAATTTGCACCTTTAGTACCTGATGTAAGAGTCGCATTTGTAGTGATTGCGGGCTTGATTACTGGTTCATTAATAGTAATAGTGAATGTTCTAGAGTCATTGCCTGCTGTATTGCTTGCTTTGACAGTAAATGAAAATGTGTCGGCCTTAGTGGGAGTGCCTGAAATTTTACCGCTATTTGCGAGAGTGAGTCCGTCCGGTAAATTACCGCCGGTTTTCTGCCACGTGATAGGTGTAGTGCCTGAGGCTGCAAGAGTAACGGAATAATTTGCACCTTTAGTACCTGCTGTAAGAGTCGCATTTGTAGTGATTGAAGGCTTGATTATTGGTTCATTAATAGTAATTGTGAATGTTCTCGAGTCATAGCCTGCGGTGTTGCTTGCCTTCACGGTAAATGAGAAATTGCCTGCTTTAGTGGGAGTACCTGAAATTATGCCAGTATTCGTGAGCGTGAGACCATTCGGTAAATTACCGCCTGTTTTTGTCCATGTAATAGGCTTTGTTCCTGACGCTGTAAGAGTAACGGAATAATTTGCACCTTTAGTCCCTGATTGTAGAGTTGAACTCGTAGTGATTGCGGGCTTTAGCTCATTGATTGTAATAGTGAACGTTCTAGAGTCGCTTCCTGCCGTATTGCTGGCTTTTACGGTGAATGAGAAATTGCCTGCTTTAGTGGGAGTACCTGAAATTACGCCGGTATTTGCGAGAATAAGACCGTCCGGTAAATTTCCGTCTGTTTTTGTCCAAGTAATAGGCGTTGTGCCTGATGCTGCAAGGGTAACAGAATAATTTACTCCTTTAGTGCCTGCTGTAAGAGTCGCATTTGTAGTGATTGTTGGAGCTTCATTAACAGTAATTGAGAAATTTCTAGAGTCCTCGCCCTCTGTGTTGCTTGCTTTGACAGTAAATGAGAAATTGCCTGTTTCTGTAGGAATACCTGATATTATACCTGAACTTGACAGCGATAAACCGTTGGGCAAAGTGCCGCCAGTTTTTTCCCATGTAATAGGCGTTGTTCCTGACGCAGATAAAATTACAGCATAATTTTTATATTTATTGCCTGGCGTAAGTGTTGTGTTTGTAGTGATTGTCAGTGCTTTTTGAGATTCTTTTACTGTCAGAGTAAATTGCTTTATGCCGCTTTGGTATCCATCAGTTGCATCGATATAAAAAGTGTATGTCCCTGCTTGATTAGGAATACCCTTCAGAATCATTGAAGTATAGTCATTGCTGTCTCTGCGGTAACTAAGCCACGATGGAACATTATAATCAGGATACAAAAGATATTCTTCCATAATGGGTAAATTGGTTTTAACTGTTTCATTATATTCAACACCAACAATAGCGTCTTTAAGGTTCGTTGTTAATATTTCTAAACTCTCATCGGGATTGCTAATGGTGATTATAAAATTTCCGGAGTCCTCACCGGCTGAGTTACTCGCTTTAACAGTAAATGAAAAAGTGCCTGCTTTTGTAGGAGTTCCTGAAATTACGCCGTTATTTGCAAGGGTTAGGCCATCAGGTAAGCTTCCGCTTATTTTTGTCCATGTGGATTCTGTTCCTGACGATTTAAGAGTTACAGAATATTTTTCGCCTTTAATGCCATTTTTGAGATATGTTGCTGTTGTTATTGATGGCATCTGAGTTACGTTTAATATCAATTCTTTCTCATCAGAGCCCGCAATATTACTAGCCTTAACAACAAATGGAAATTCGCCTGTCTGAGTGGGAGTTCCAGAAATTAATCCCGAATTATTAAGAGTTAACCCGCTTGGTAATTTTCCTTGAGTTATTTGGAATGAAGTGGGAGTACCGCCTGTTAATTCAATCTGTGCCGAATATTCTGCGCCGTAAACTGCATCAGGCAAGGATTTAGTTATTATTTCAGGTTTATCCGTCATGATGATATAAACAGTCATAGGCAATAATACATATTTGCCAACATCATAAGTATATCGGATAGTAGTTGTACTCGAAGAAAATTTTATGATGCCTGTAGAACTGTCGTATTGCAATGACGCTCCTGTATCGTTGTCTATAACGTTTGATACTTTGCTAATTCTGTCCTGCAAATACTCCTTAAGATTTATGTAATAGCCGTCGGAATCCTTATTAACTATCAGATCTGTAACTTTTTGATCGCCATAATCACAATCCCAACAATAAGTATTGCTTAAATCTAAAGCCATTAATTTATTCCATGAGCAATCAAACAAAACCTCTAAACGATTTTTTCCCACATCTAGAGTTGTTAATTGATTACCTCTGCAAATCAGATAAGCTAACTCATTGATTGTTTCTAGATTTAGTAATGTTAATTTATTACTGCCGCAATCTAGATAACTTAGAGCCGTATTCTTGCTAATGTCTAAAGTTGTTAATTCGTTACCGCCGCAATCTAGATAAGTCAGAGCCGTATTCCTGCTAACGTCCAAAGTTGTTAATTTGTTAGCGCGGCAATCTAGAACACTTAGAGCTGTATTACTGCTAACGTCTAAAGTTGTTAATTTGTTACCGCCGCAATCTAGATAAATCAGAGCCGTATTCTTGCTAACGTCTAAAGTTGTTAATTTGTTATCGCCGCAATCTAGATGAGTCAGAGCCGTATTATTGCTAGTATCTAAAGCCGTTAACTGGTTATGTTTACAATCCAGAGAAGTTAGAGCCGTGAAGAATTCAATACCTTTCAGAGAGGCTATATTCATGCCTTCATCCTGGTTCAAAAAGTTTTTCGTGTAGAGTTTCATTGAAGTAACATTATTAATTTCTTCGTAGCTTAATGCTCCGTTAGAGTCACTGTCAAAATTTGTCTTCACATAATCTTGGAAATTGAAATCCGGGAAATTTGTGTCATTGATAGCTATACCAACAGGAGCGGGCGGTGTCGGTTGTGATTCATCATAAGGAATAGTAAAGGCTTTTATACAAACATTGTATCCAGAATCTTCAACTGCATCGCGCCAAGTTGTTCCGTCTGAAGAATAATAAGACTCGTTTAAATTTACAACCGCATTAGAGCTAGAATAGTAGTTCTTTTCAATTGCAGTTCCTGTATCTGTCTTAACTACAACGGAGAAATAATGCCCCTTAGAAATTTTTATCTTATTCAGAGAAAAATCTTCCGTGTGATAACCTGAATATGCGTTATAGCCGTCTTTTTTGCTGGCGATTAACGTTCCATTAATAGGGGAATCGGGTTGTTCAGTACCGAGATCATACACGTAAATTTCGTAATTAGTATTATTCTTGATTGTGTAAAATCCGACATACTGCAAAATTTCATCTGATTCTGTCTTGAAGATATTTGCTGACCATTTCCCAGTTGTAGAACCTAAGTGTCCCAGATCGTCATAACCGTAGTGCTTGAGTCCTTCAGGTGTGTCATCCAATATTAATAAATTCACGTCAAAAATTTCCTGTTCATATGACATCCAAAAATATCCGTCATCGCCCCAGTCAGTTCCCCATGAATTACGAACGAGCCAGGCTCCGTCTTTAGTGGGTCTCATAGACACAGGGAATTTCATGCGAGAAAAATTATCATCCCAGCCTATAATATTAACTGCGTGATTTCCCAAAGCATCGTCGTTGGTAAAATAAGTTGTAATATATTCACCGTCTACTAGATGAGTAGCTGCGTTATCATAATTATGATTGTGATGATAACTAATATACAAAGCACCATGTTTAATAACTAGATCCTTGACTACATTCATCATTTTGTCGCCGCTTAAATATCCAATACTATATGTATCTTTAAGTCTAATCGGTAAAGTAGGGTATTCTTCTGGGAATTTATCGGGAGCTGTATATGTACGTTGTCTTGAAGGGTAAGGAAGTATATTTTCACGCACACATCCCAGCCTTGATATTAATGCGATTGCGTAATCAGCATGACCGCCTTGATCTAAAATATTTTTATTATCATCATACAGACCGAAAGATTTACCCGGCCGCGTGTCTCCATAAACAAAATATGCAACAAACATTTCTGACAAGTCAGGAACGCTATCACTATATAGAGTCTTAAAAGTAGATTCCATTGAACCGAGTGATGCAAAAGCCCAGCAAGTTCCCCATGGATTTTGATTTTTGACTGGAGTGACTCTATTGTGCTCTCTCAGATCATAGTATTCCGGCAAAACATTCATAGTAGAGAACATTTCGCCATTATCCCGAGGTCTAGGAGGATTCTTCCATAAGTCAGATCTATCAATTGGACTCGGTATTACGCCGCCTTTGAATGAATCGCTCTCGGATTTTGTTGTGAAACCTTCTTTGCTTTGCTCAAGACTTTCGAGCCATTCTACATACTCAGGGGAAGGCGGAAGAATCCTTATATCATTATCTTCAGCAGCAAATATAAAATTAGGGTACAGGACACAAAATAATAATATTGCAATAACTGCCAATTTCTTAGTTTTCATAAATAAATTCCTCCTTGAATAAATAAATTCTTTATGCCAACGAGCGCACATAAATTTATTAATTCACTTAAGGAGGCTTTGACTCACGAGAACGTCTCACAAAATTACGTAATTTGCGGGGGATGGGGGGGGGCATGAGTAATTACAAGCATTTACGCACTTCGATAATTTCATGATACGTCACCCTCCTTACTGAATAAAAATTTTAATTTCTGAAAATTTATGTGAATGAAATCATTATAACATATACAATTTTACGAGAAATAGCGTTATTAATACTCATTCAATCAGGTTATAATCAAATCAACAAAAATTTTTCACATGAGGGGAGCAAATTTTACATGAAAGTTTTATTAATTAACGGTTCACCCAACGAGAAAGGCTGCACATTTACGGCATTAAATGAGGTAGCTGCAACTCTCAATCAAGAAGGAATCGACACAGAAATTTATCACATCGGCAAAAAAGCGATTCAAGGCTGTATCGGCTGCTTCAAGTGCGCGACTCTTGGACATTGCGTATTCAATGACGGCGTAAGAGAATTAGCAGCAAGGGTTGACGAGTTCGACGGCTTTATTATCGGCTCACCAGTTTATTTTGCAGGTCCGACCGGGAGTCTATGCGCGTTCCTTGATAGATTCTTTTTCTCGGGCGGGGACAAATTTTTTAACAAGCCGTGTGCTTGCGTTGTCTCTTGCAGGAGGGGCGGAGCGTCGGCAGCTTTTGACAGACTCAATAAATATTTTACGATTAAGAATATGCCCGTTGTATCGTCTCAATACTGGAATCAAGTTCACGGCAACACACCCGATGAAGTCAGACAGGATCTCGAAGGCTTGCAGACAATGCGCACACTTGGCCGAAATATGGCGTGGCTATTGAAGTGTATCGAGGCAGGAAGGAAGGCAAATATTAACCCTTCACCGCTTGAAGAGTGGCAATGTACGAATTTTATACGATAAAAAATTTTTCCGTCTCTGATAAAATGTTCAACAATTCATTATTTTACAATTTAATAATTTTGTTGCTACACGGAAGGAGATGCAGTAATTTTGTTCTTTAAGAAATACGGGGACATTATAGTAGGGATATTTTATACTGTTCTCGGCGGAGTTACTATCTGGCTGTCCAGTCAGCTCCCAAAATCGCGCGTTATGAAGATCGGCCCTGACTTTATGCCGACTCTAATCGGGATAATTATGCTCGTTCTTGCGTTATTATTATTGTTCAGTGCAGTAAAAAATTTCAAGCACAACGCAGCAAAGGCCGAGTCAGCTCCGGCAGATACTTCGGATTATAAACGCGTTCTAAGCTCACTCGTATTGATAACAATTTACGTGAACATTCTTGCGCCTGTAGGATTTATTTTATCGACGCTGGGATATTTGTTCCTGCAAATTTTAGTACTTGCACCCAATGACAGACGAAGCGCAAAGGACGTTATTATTTATGCAGTGATTGATATTATATTCGTCTTCGCTGTATTTTTCCTGTTCAGGTACGGATTTAAAATTGTCCTGCCTGCTGGTTTATTCACGTTATAGGAGGCGAATATTATGGGAGCTTTATCACAATTAGGGGCGGCTGCTCTCAAGGTCTGCGAACCAACTTCGTTATTATTAATGATTGCCGGAGTTGCTATCGGAATAGTTTTCGGCTCGATTCCCGGTTTAAGTGCGTCAATGGCCGTTGCTTTAATGCTGCCGTTAACGTTCTCAATGAGTTCATCACTCGGAATGAATGTTTTAGTAGCAGTCTATATCGGCGGAATTTCGGGCGGTCTAATTTCTGCGATATTATTAAACATGCCCGGTACAGCAAGTTCAATAGCTACAACTTTTGACGGCTACCCAATGGCACAAAAGGGTGAGGCAATGCGCGCATTAGGTGTCGGAATAGTTTTCTCGTTCTTAGGGTCAATTTTTTCATTTGTAATATTGACTTTCTTTGCACCTTGGCTCGCAGATGTAGCGTTAAAATTTGCTTTTCCTGATAATTTCGGGATATGCTTTTTTGCTTTAACGATGGTTGCTGTATTATCTTCCGGAAATATGATTAAAGGCTTGCTTGCTGGAATGCTGGGACTTGTATTTGCTCTTGTAGGACTTGCACCCATTGACGGGACAGCGAGATTTACATTTGGGATTCCTGAAATGCGCGGAGGCTTTAACACTCTTACGACTCTAATAGGAATTTTTGCGGTTGCAGATATTCTTGTGAGTGCAGAGACAATCGGCAAAGGATTAAAGACTATTCCCGTTAAAAAAGTTCGCGGCTTCGGATTCAGTATCGCAGAATTAATTAAATGGACTCCCGCAGCAATAAGAGCAGCTCTAATCGGAACAGGAATCGGAATTTTACCCGGTATAGGCGGTTCAACATCTGGAATGCTGGCATACGTTACAGCTAAGAATATGAGCAAACACCCGGAGACTTTCGGACAGGGCGATCCTGAAGGAATTGTCGCAACAGAATGCGCTAATAATGCTACGATAGGCGGTGCATTAATTCCGTTGTTAGTGCTTGGTATTCCCGGCGACGGAGTAACAGCAATGATGCTCGGCGGGTTCTTGATTCACGGATTAAGTGCAGGGCCGTTATTGTTCGTGAAGAATCCTGATGTTGTTTACGGAATTTTTGCGGCGTGCATGATTTGCGCTTTGATTATGCTTATAATTGAGTGGACTTGCATTAAAGCGTTTGTTCAGGTTCTCAAGGTTCCGAAACATATATTATTACCGTTGATTCTAGTTTTATGCGCTGTCGGTGCATATGCTACGAATAATAGAATATTTGACGTGCAATCGATTCTAGTTTTCGGCGTGATTGGATATTTGTATCATAAATTCAAGCTGCCGACTACACCTTTTGTGCTTTGTTTCTTAATTGGACGAATGACAGAAGAATATTTGCGCAGAGGTTTGCAGAGATTTAAGACATTCGGTGCGTTTTTCTCAAGGCCGATATTCTGTGTATTTTTCTTTATTGCAATAGCTGTAATCCTTTGGACGTTGTATAAGGAAATCAAGGCAGCGCGCGCAGAAAAAATGAATCTCAGTAAATAAGCAGTTTATGGTCATAATTGGAGCAAAAAAATTTGTGATTCATCAACTGGGGGAGCCCCAGAAAGCCCCTCCCCCAGACCCCCTCCCGCCCATTAATCGCCATATGCAGCGCGAACGAGCGGAGAAAAAGTAAATTACCCGTGAAATTTTGCGGGAAAAAATATATTAAAGGAGTTGTCATTATTAATGAAGAAAGTTTTATTAGCATTAGCAGCAGTTCTCGTAGTAGCGTCATGTGCGTTTGCTGAATGGAAACCCACGACGACAGTATCAATTATCGTTCCGGCCGGTGCAGGCGGTAACACAGATTTAAGCGCGAGAGTCTTTGCACAGTACGCAAAAGAGTTATCCGGATGTGATTTCATCGTCGTAAACGCAAACGGCGCAGCAGGTTCAATCGCAGCAGATCAGGTCAGGGCAGCAGCTCCCGACGGACACACATTTTTATATGGTCATAATCTCGTCAACGTCGCAAATGTTGCCGGAATAACTGATTACAACTATACAGCATTCAAGCTCGGTCCAACGTTCGCGAAAGATCCCGCACAGCAATTCTACGTGAATCCCAAGAAATATAAGAATCTCGAAGAATTTCTCGCAGCAGCAAAGGCGCACCCCGGTGAATTAGTTGCATGCACAGAAGTAGGCGCGTATACATATTATGAGATTCTCAAGTTCCAGCAATTAGCAGGAATTGAGCTTGATTTAGTTGATTACGGCTCGAACTCTGACAAAATAGTCGGTATGCTTTCCGGCCAAGTCGATATGATGCCCGGTGCTTATATTAACTGTAAAGATTATCTTGAGTCCGGCCAGTTTATAGCGTTGGGCGTACCCAGTGAAAAGCGTTATGACTTAATTAAAGATATTCCGACATTCAAGGAACAGGGCATTGACTTAGTATATCCTGACTGCGATTTCTCGTTCTATTTCCCGAAAGAGACCCCGCAGGAAGTTATTACATGGTATGAAAATATCGTTCAGGAAATGCACAAGAGACCGGAATGCGTCGAGGCGATTCGCAAAGTTGAAATGATGCCGTATTATTTGTCAGGCGCAGACAGTGAGAAGCACGACGCTGAATATTTCCAGATTTTCAAGTCAATAGCTGACGAATTAGCGAAATAATTATTTCATCAAGGCCCCGTGTAAAAGCGGGGTTAATTTTTTATCAGGAGGCGAAATTATGTCAACACCCATAGTAACAAGCATGAAGGTTATTCCCGTTGCAGGCTATGACTCAATGTTAATGACTCTTTCGGGAGCACACGCGCCATTTTTCACGCGAAATATAGTAATTCTTGAGGACTCAGCAGGTCATCAGGGAATCGGCGAAATTCACGGAGGCGACTACACATGCGAGGCTTTGAGGGCTTGCACTGAACTTGTAGTAGGTCAGCAGGTCGGGAAATATCGCGGGATTCTTGACTCGATTCATAAACACACCAAACGCGCAAAAGAGGACGACGGCGAAGGGATTCAGACTCTCGACATCTCGAAATTAAAATTTGTTGTAAAAGCTGAATGGGCTATAGAGTGCGCATTACTTGATTTACTAGGTCAAGCGTTAGACTTGCAAATGTGCGACTTACTTGGCGACGGCAAACAACGTGATAAAGTCGAAACTCTCGGCTATTTATTTTACGTGAGCGATAAGGACAAGGCACGAGAATTAAATTATCTCGATGAGTCCTCAAGCTCTGACTCATGGTACAGAATGAGACGTAAAGAAATGCTCACACCTGAAAGCATAGTCGAGCAAGCCCAGTGTTTAAACGCTAAGTACGGATTCAAAAATTTCAAGCTCAAAGGCGGAGTCTTGGCCGGTCATGAAGAAATGCAGGCAGTAATCGCGCTGAAAAAAGCATTTCCCAACGGAAGAATCAATATTGACCCTAACGGAGCTTGGAGTCTTGCTGAAGCTATAGAACTTTGCAGACCGCTTGAAAGTGTTTTAACCTACATAGAAGACCCTTGCGGCCCTGAGTCAGGTTATTCGAGTCGTGAAATCATGGCAGAGTTTAAGAACGCCGTTAAATTGCCGGTTGCTACAAATATGATTGCTACTGACTGGAGACAATTTTATCATTCAGCAGCGTTGAAGGCTGTAGATATTGTTCTTGCAGATCCTCATTTCTGGGGGTTCGGAGGCTCAATCAGAATCGCGCAATTATTAAATGATTGGGGACTCACGTGGGGCAGCCACTCAAATAATCACTTCGATATTACGCTCGCAGCCTTTGCACAGGTCGGAGCAGCAGCACCGGGGAAACCTACAGCTTTAGATACGCACTGGATTTGGCAGGACGGACAAAATTTGTTATACGACGCGCCGGAAATTAAAGACGGTTATCTCGCAGTACCAGACAAGCCCGGACTCGGTGTTACACTAAATATGAAGCGGCTCGAGGAGGCCAACGCGCTTTATAATAAATTACCCTCACACGATAGAAATGACGCAACAGCAATGCAATATTTGATTCCTAACTGGAAATTTGACAGCAAGAAACCTTGTCTCGTGCGTTAAATATTGAGACTTGGCAGCAGAAAAAATCCCTCTCCTAAAATTTTTAGAAGGGGGATTTCTTTATTTGTAAATTGCTATTTGCTTGCCTTGTAAGCTGCGATACGTTTTGCGACGTTGGCTTTAATGTTGTTGTAGTAAAAAGTGTAATCGTTGTCGTGTCTGGCACCCGGTCCGAAGTACTCGGCTGTGATTCTTGCGGCTTCTTCGGGCATTGGGTCGGGCTTGGCGTTTGTTACGACTGTTCCGCGTGAAAGGATAATTTGCGCGTCTGCTCCTATATCGCCGATCTTCCCATTTTCCAAGAGTGAGCCTAGATTTTCGCTTGCAGGCGCGTAAGTCTCGTCAAGTTTCCAGTTAAGCGGGTTAATGCTGATTGCGCCCGGAAGTAATACGGCGGTTTTGGTGTTTTCCTCGACATTTTCTTTGCCTTCAGTGTTCCAGCTGATTATTACGCCTGTGTCGGTCTCACCTTCTGCAAATTTCAAATGAGGAAAATTTTTAAGGTCGTCTTTAGTGATTGAGTAACCTATTGCATAAGCTGCTATCATTCGCTTGTAATAGTCGGGGTGCTGCTTAAAATATTTTTTCAGGACGAGTCTAACTATAGCGGATCCCTGGCTGTGTCCTGCAATAATGAACGGGCGGCCGTTGTTGTAATTCTTGAAGTAGTAATCAAGTGCTGCTGTTATGTCATTATAGGGCTTACTTGAAATTGCTTTATCAACGTCTCCGGTTTCAAGCCAAGATTTTTTCATGACTCTCATTCCTGCTTGACGGTAATACGGCATAAATACATTTGTAGCGTCCTCGAACACTGTTGCATGAGATAAATATTCTTCTGCAAAACCTGCTAACATTTCTGCGTTGTCGATTGACGCGTATTCGGGTGAATCTTCTTTCAAGCTGCCGAAAATGTACGCCGTTGAATTAATGTAGAATGTATCGACATCCTTTGTAATTTCCGGGATCTTGTGCCAGCTCGTTTTTTGTGAATAATCCGGAGTCCTCCCTGACATATAAGCTGCGATACGTTTTGCTGCGTTTGCTTTGATGTTGTTGTAATAAAGTATGTAATCATCAGCGTGTCTGCCGTCTGGACCGAAATATTCAGCAGAGATTCTTGTTTCATCTTCCGGGAGAGGTGATGCCGGGCCGTTTGTTACGACTGTTCCGCGTGAAAGAATAATTTGCGCGTCTGCTCCTACATCGCCTATTCCGATTTTGCCGGTTTTCTCGTTCATAAAGAGTGAGCCGAGATTTTCGCTTGCTGGTGCGTAAGTCTCGTCAAGTTTCCAGTTAAGCGGGTTAATGCTGATTGCGCCGGGAAGTAATACAGCGGTCTTGATGTTATTCTCGACATTTTCTTTGCCTTCAGTGTTCCAGCTAATTATTACGCCTGTATCTGTCTCGCCTGCTGCAAATTTCAAATGAGGATATGCTTTGAGGTCGTCTTTAGTGATTGAGTAACCTATTACATAAGCGGCTATCATGCGTTTATAGTAGTCGGGGTGTTCCATAAAATATTTTTTCAGAAGGAGTCTAATTATAGCGGATCCCTGGCTGTGTCCTGCAATAATGAACGGTCTGCCGTTGTTGTAATTCTTGAAGTAGTAATCAAGTGCTGCTGTTATGTCATTATAGGGCATAGCTGAAATTGCTTTATCAACGTCTCCGGTCTCAAGCCAAGATTTTCTCATTACACGCATTCCTGCCTGGCGGTAATACGGCACAAAAACGTTGCTTGAGTCCTCGTATGCGCTTGCCTGAAGCATATATTGATTATCAACGCCCTTTAACATTTCTGCATTATCGAGTGCTGCATATTCGGGGTCATTCTCTCCTAAGCCCATGTACTCCGTTGCGTAAACATAGAATGTGTCTACATCCTTTGTGATATTGGGAATCTTGTACCAGCTCGCATTTTGTGAATAGTCCGGTGTATCGGCGCAGGCTGTAAAACTCATTGCCATAACAACGATAACTGCCAGTGCAAAAATTTTCTTCTTCATTCTTGTATCGTCCTTTCTGTGAATGTCTCACGGCAAAAATAATACCCCCTCAGGCGTTGAGGAGGTACGGAATAAATTTCAATTAGTCCAGCTTGAAATCGTAGTGCTTAGAGTAATCCTCTTGAATGTTCAAGCGTAGTGTCTTATTCGCAAAATCGTAAACTGATGTGTGCCATGTCTGCCAGAAATTATTTGGCTGAATATTTCTATCATGCAATTTGTATGTATCAAAGCCGTACTGCATAGCTGCTTTGAAGTCCATCGGAGT
It encodes the following:
- a CDS encoding DUF3089 domain-containing protein, with the protein product MKKKIFALAVIVVMAMSFTACADTPDYSQNASWYKIPNITKDVDTFYVYATEYMGLGENDPEYAALDNAEMLKGVDNQYMLQASAYEDSSNVFVPYYRQAGMRVMRKSWLETGDVDKAISAMPYNDITAALDYYFKNYNNGRPFIIAGHSQGSAIIRLLLKKYFMEHPDYYKRMIAAYVIGYSITKDDLKAYPHLKFAAGETDTGVIISWNTEGKENVENNIKTAVLLPGAISINPLNWKLDETYAPASENLGSLFMNEKTGKIGIGDVGADAQIILSRGTVVTNGPASPLPEDETRISAEYFGPDGRHADDYILYYNNIKANAAKRIAAYMSGRTPDYSQKTSWHKIPEITKDVDTFYINSTAYIFGSLKEDSPEYASIDNAEMLAGFAEEYLSHATVFEDATNVFMPYYRQAGMRVMKKSWLETGDVDKAISSKPYNDITAALDYYFKNYNNGRPFIIAGHSQGSAIVRLVLKKYFKQHPDYYKRMIAAYAIGYSITKDDLKNFPHLKFAEGETDTGVIISWNTEGKENVEENTKTAVLLPGAISINPLNWKLDETYAPASENLGSLLENGKIGDIGADAQIILSRGTVVTNAKPDPMPEEAARITAEYFGPGARHDNDYTFYYNNIKANVAKRIAAYKASK